In Streptomyces sp. NBC_01551, one DNA window encodes the following:
- a CDS encoding PadR family transcriptional regulator → MSIRHGLLALLERGPRYGSQLRTEFESRTGSTWPLNVGQVYTTLSRLERDGLVAPGGEDDAGHTLYAITDTGRAELRQWYERPVDRTNPPRDELSIKLAMAVGAPGVDIRAVIQSQRHATIKAMQDYTRLKAQALTEIESGRSGERDDLAWLLVVEQLIFQTEAEARWLDHCESRLVRLSQPADRRAEAEPTRATTATPATATPATATPATAAAAPAATATDRPRTARTRRG, encoded by the coding sequence ATGTCGATCCGCCACGGCCTTCTCGCCCTGCTGGAACGGGGTCCTCGGTACGGCTCCCAGCTGCGTACCGAGTTCGAATCCCGCACCGGCTCCACCTGGCCGCTCAACGTCGGGCAGGTGTACACCACCCTCTCCCGCCTGGAGCGCGACGGACTCGTCGCCCCCGGCGGCGAGGACGACGCCGGGCACACCCTCTACGCCATCACCGACACCGGACGCGCCGAACTGCGGCAGTGGTACGAGCGCCCCGTCGACCGCACCAACCCGCCCCGTGACGAGCTGTCGATCAAGCTCGCCATGGCCGTGGGCGCCCCTGGCGTGGACATCCGCGCCGTCATCCAGTCCCAGCGGCACGCCACGATCAAGGCGATGCAGGACTACACCCGGCTCAAGGCCCAGGCACTCACCGAGATCGAGAGCGGCCGGTCCGGCGAACGCGACGACCTGGCCTGGCTGCTCGTCGTGGAACAGCTCATCTTCCAGACCGAGGCCGAGGCCCGCTGGCTCGATCACTGCGAGTCCCGGCTCGTCCGGCTCTCCCAGCCGGCCGACCGGAGAGCCGAAGCCGAACCGACCCGGGCCACGACCGCCACCCCGGCCACCGCCACCCCGGCCACCGCCACCCCGGCCACCGCCGCCGCGGCTCCCGCGGCCACCGCCACCGACCGGCCCCGCACCGCCCGCACGCGGCGGGGCTGA
- a CDS encoding protein kinase, with translation MSQDGTQGRYAGGSLAGGRYQLRDLLGEGGMASVYLAYDSALDRQVAIKTLHSELGREASFRERFRREAQAVAKLSHTNIVSVFDTGEGDLDGALMPYIVMEYVEGKPLGSVLQADVNQYGAMPADKALKVTADVLAALETSHEMGLVHRDIKPGNVMMTKRGVVKVMDFGIARAMQSGVTSMTQTGMVVGTPQYLSPEQALGRAVDARSDLYSVGIMLFQLLTGRLPFEADSPLAIAYAHVQEEPVAPSSINRSVSPAMDALVARALKKNPNERFPTAAAMRDEIARVMSAGQTGAPMIVPGVGPVSSGAGVSSAVFPPVDSGFQAPPQSLQQPYQAPHTPAPSPYAPQQQHAQGGYAYPQQQHTPPPAAQHHQQQFVAQTPPPYTISPAAPQVPAGNSGGGGDKRNTPVVVGAIAVALIAIGGLIWAIANNGDDKGGTEAGPSSSSSASASAKAGHKGPDRSRTIEDTKCKNPTKYYNDATKYTAPDFRYKDILSVKACIQAAGWKYKVVEKDEAVYGEDIVVEQNPAPSDKVDKEGTEFTLTVSTGNPE, from the coding sequence ATGAGCCAGGACGGCACTCAGGGCCGGTACGCAGGCGGCTCCCTGGCCGGTGGCCGTTACCAGCTAAGGGATTTGCTCGGCGAGGGCGGCATGGCGTCCGTCTACCTCGCGTACGACTCCGCACTGGACCGACAGGTCGCCATCAAGACCCTGCACAGCGAGCTCGGCCGGGAAGCTTCCTTCCGCGAGCGTTTCCGCCGTGAGGCGCAGGCTGTTGCGAAACTGTCGCACACGAACATCGTCTCGGTATTCGATACGGGCGAAGGCGACCTCGACGGCGCCCTCATGCCGTACATCGTCATGGAGTACGTCGAGGGCAAGCCGCTCGGCTCCGTCCTGCAGGCGGACGTCAACCAGTACGGGGCGATGCCGGCCGACAAGGCCCTGAAGGTGACGGCCGACGTGCTGGCCGCGCTGGAGACCAGCCACGAGATGGGCCTGGTCCACCGCGACATCAAGCCCGGCAACGTGATGATGACGAAGCGCGGCGTCGTCAAGGTGATGGACTTCGGCATCGCCCGGGCGATGCAGTCCGGCGTCACCTCGATGACGCAGACCGGCATGGTCGTCGGCACCCCGCAGTACCTGTCGCCCGAGCAGGCGCTGGGGCGCGCGGTGGACGCCCGCTCCGACCTGTACTCGGTCGGCATCATGCTGTTCCAGTTGCTGACCGGGCGGCTGCCGTTCGAGGCGGACTCGCCGCTGGCCATCGCGTACGCGCACGTCCAGGAGGAGCCGGTCGCCCCGTCCTCCATCAACCGGTCGGTGAGCCCGGCGATGGACGCGCTGGTGGCGCGGGCCCTGAAGAAGAACCCGAACGAGCGCTTCCCGACGGCCGCGGCCATGCGGGACGAGATCGCTCGGGTCATGTCCGCCGGTCAGACCGGTGCTCCGATGATCGTCCCGGGTGTCGGTCCCGTGAGCAGCGGCGCCGGTGTGAGCTCGGCCGTGTTCCCGCCGGTGGACTCCGGCTTCCAGGCGCCGCCGCAGTCGCTCCAGCAGCCGTACCAGGCGCCGCACACCCCGGCGCCGTCCCCGTACGCGCCGCAGCAGCAGCACGCGCAGGGCGGATACGCCTACCCGCAGCAGCAGCACACGCCGCCGCCGGCCGCACAGCACCACCAGCAGCAGTTCGTCGCGCAGACCCCGCCGCCGTACACGATCTCCCCGGCCGCGCCCCAGGTCCCGGCCGGGAACTCCGGCGGCGGTGGCGACAAGCGGAACACCCCGGTGGTCGTGGGCGCGATCGCGGTGGCCCTGATCGCCATCGGCGGCCTGATCTGGGCGATCGCGAACAACGGCGACGACAAGGGCGGCACCGAGGCCGGTCCCTCGAGCTCCTCCTCGGCGTCCGCGTCGGCGAAGGCCGGCCACAAGGGGCCGGACCGGTCGCGCACGATCGAGGACACGAAGTGCAAGAACCCGACGAAGTACTACAACGACGCCACCAAGTACACGGCGCCTGACTTCCGCTACAAGGACATCCTCTCGGTGAAGGCCTGCATCCAGGCCGCCGGCTGGAAGTACAAGGTCGTGGAGAAGGACGAGGCCGTCTACGGCGAGGACATCGTCGTGGAGCAGAACCCGGCGCCGTCGGACAAGGTCGACAAGGAGGGCACCGAGTTCACGCTGACGGTGTCCACCGGCAACCCGGAGTAG
- a CDS encoding protein kinase has protein sequence MAPEPEGNGAGMADGPEHWGAGGLVGDGRYRLTHRLGRGGMAEVFAAEDVRLGRTVAVKLLRADLAEDPVSKARFTREAQSVAGLNHHAVVAVYDSGEDRVGPNVVPYIVMELVEGLTIRELLLSAEAPGPEQALIIVSGVLEALAYSHQHGIVHRDIKPANVIITNTGAVKVMDFGIARALHGAQSTMTQTGMVMGTPQYLSPEQALGKAVDHRSDLYATGCLLYELLALRPPFTGETPLSVVYQHVQDAPVPPSQLPEGGGIPAELDGLVMRSLAKDPDDRFQSAEEMRGLVQYALQMLQEQGSNTGTWNTGPVTMALPHGRGAAPTSAMPVGGTGGQQQYPSHATTSQFQAPMVPPLNPDDGSAFPGGGGGPGGGPGGNGGRGGHGGYDGYDDRRDGNGRWKMWLFAVLAVVAIAGGVAYAVSNVGSNNEKGGSGGTSVTPPKKSSQGSEESAPSAPETEGQHKTPENSRSYEGSYTPSPSRKYSPSSTPSTSPSGSPSASKSTSPKPSSSSITPPTKPPVDPPTGGGTGGPGGGAGGAGGAGGAGGTGTVAGVAGGGGGGTETE, from the coding sequence ATGGCACCCGAACCCGAGGGAAACGGCGCCGGGATGGCTGATGGTCCTGAGCACTGGGGCGCGGGCGGCCTGGTGGGCGACGGCCGTTACCGGCTGACCCACAGGCTCGGCCGAGGCGGCATGGCCGAGGTGTTCGCCGCGGAGGACGTCCGGCTCGGCCGGACCGTCGCGGTGAAGCTGCTGCGCGCGGACCTGGCCGAGGACCCGGTCTCCAAGGCCCGCTTCACCCGTGAGGCACAGTCGGTCGCCGGCCTGAACCACCACGCCGTCGTCGCCGTGTACGACTCGGGCGAGGACCGGGTCGGCCCGAACGTCGTCCCGTACATCGTGATGGAACTCGTCGAGGGCCTGACCATCCGCGAGCTGCTGCTCAGCGCGGAGGCGCCGGGGCCCGAGCAGGCGCTCATCATCGTGTCGGGCGTGCTCGAAGCCCTCGCCTATTCGCACCAGCACGGCATCGTCCACCGCGACATCAAGCCCGCCAACGTCATCATCACCAACACCGGCGCGGTGAAGGTGATGGACTTCGGCATCGCGCGTGCCCTGCACGGCGCGCAGTCGACGATGACTCAGACCGGCATGGTCATGGGCACTCCCCAGTACCTGTCGCCCGAGCAGGCCCTCGGCAAGGCCGTGGACCACCGCAGCGACCTGTACGCGACGGGCTGCCTGCTCTACGAACTGCTCGCGCTGCGGCCTCCCTTCACGGGTGAGACCCCGCTGTCGGTGGTCTACCAGCACGTCCAGGACGCCCCGGTGCCGCCCTCGCAGCTGCCGGAGGGCGGCGGGATCCCGGCGGAACTCGACGGCCTGGTGATGCGTTCGCTGGCCAAGGACCCGGACGACCGGTTCCAGAGCGCGGAGGAGATGCGCGGGCTCGTCCAGTACGCGCTCCAGATGCTCCAGGAGCAGGGGTCGAACACCGGTACCTGGAACACCGGTCCGGTCACCATGGCGCTGCCGCACGGTCGCGGCGCGGCCCCGACCTCGGCGATGCCGGTGGGCGGGACGGGCGGCCAGCAGCAGTACCCCTCGCACGCGACGACCTCGCAGTTCCAGGCGCCGATGGTGCCGCCGCTGAACCCGGACGACGGCTCGGCCTTCCCCGGCGGCGGGGGCGGCCCCGGCGGCGGTCCGGGCGGGAACGGCGGGCGCGGCGGGCACGGTGGTTACGACGGCTACGACGACCGCCGGGACGGCAACGGCCGCTGGAAGATGTGGCTGTTCGCGGTCCTCGCGGTCGTCGCGATCGCGGGCGGCGTCGCGTACGCCGTGAGCAACGTGGGCTCGAACAACGAGAAGGGCGGCAGCGGCGGCACGTCCGTGACGCCGCCCAAGAAGAGCAGCCAGGGCAGCGAGGAGAGCGCCCCGAGCGCGCCCGAGACCGAGGGGCAGCACAAGACGCCGGAGAACTCGCGCTCGTACGAGGGCAGCTACACGCCGTCCCCGAGCCGCAAGTACTCGCCGAGCTCCACCCCGTCGACCTCGCCGTCGGGGTCCCCTTCAGCATCCAAGTCGACGTCGCCGAAGCCCTCGTCGAGCTCGATCACGCCGCCGACCAAGCCTCCCGTCGACCCGCCGACCGGTGGCGGTACGGGTGGTCCCGGCGGCGGCGCCGGCGGTGCCGGCGGCGCGGGTGGTGCCGGGGGCACCGGCACCGTCGCCGGCGTGGCCGGCGGTGGCGGCGGAGGAACCGAGACCGAGTAG
- a CDS encoding pyridoxamine 5'-phosphate oxidase family protein, with protein sequence MSRLSHLSRLSPEERHAIELLRRVPYGRVATSVRALPFLALARHIVVEDRVVLRMHAGFGHHHACNGSVVSYGADNFNSGDPHLWSVQFTGTARIVEPTTAELELFGPGPHFVDGAVFDPVHMRIEPQLVTAHTLGGNAAAARGRPYQHAL encoded by the coding sequence ATGTCCCGCCTGTCCCACCTGTCCCGCCTGTCCCCAGAGGAACGCCACGCGATCGAACTGCTGCGGCGAGTGCCGTACGGCCGGGTCGCCACCAGCGTGCGCGCGCTGCCCTTCCTCGCCCTGGCCCGCCACATCGTGGTGGAGGACAGGGTGGTGCTGCGGATGCACGCGGGTTTCGGCCACCACCACGCCTGCAACGGAAGCGTGGTGTCCTACGGGGCCGACAACTTCAATTCCGGGGACCCGCACCTGTGGTCGGTCCAGTTCACCGGCACGGCGCGGATCGTCGAACCGACCACTGCCGAACTGGAACTATTCGGGCCGGGCCCGCATTTCGTGGACGGCGCGGTCTTCGACCCCGTCCACATGCGAATCGAGCCACAGTTGGTGACCGCCCACACGCTGGGCGGTAATGCCGCGGCCGCGCGCGGCCGCCCGTATCAGCACGCACTCTGA
- a CDS encoding response regulator transcription factor — MRENGKIKVFLLDDHEVVRRGVYELLSVEDDIEIVGEAGTAADALVRIPATRPDVAVLDVRLPDGSGVEVCREVRSQDEDVKCLMLTSFADDEALFDAIMAGASGYVLKAIRGNELLSAVRDVAAGRSLLDPVATARVLERLRDGKNGKGDDRLANLTEQERKILDLIGEGLTNRVIGERLHLAEKTIKNYVSSLLSKLGMERRSQAAAYVARLQAEKRG, encoded by the coding sequence GTGCGCGAAAACGGAAAAATCAAGGTATTCCTCCTGGACGACCACGAAGTGGTCCGTCGCGGCGTCTACGAGCTCCTGTCGGTGGAGGACGACATCGAGATCGTCGGCGAGGCGGGCACGGCGGCCGACGCACTGGTCCGAATCCCCGCCACGCGCCCCGATGTGGCCGTCCTGGACGTGCGCCTGCCCGACGGCAGCGGGGTGGAGGTGTGCCGCGAGGTCCGTTCCCAGGACGAGGACGTCAAGTGCCTGATGCTGACCTCCTTCGCGGACGACGAAGCGCTGTTCGACGCCATCATGGCCGGGGCCTCGGGCTACGTGCTCAAGGCGATCCGCGGGAATGAACTCCTGAGCGCCGTACGGGACGTGGCGGCCGGCAGGTCCCTGCTCGACCCCGTCGCCACCGCCCGGGTGCTGGAGCGGCTGCGCGACGGCAAGAACGGCAAGGGCGACGACCGGCTGGCCAACCTGACCGAGCAGGAGCGCAAGATCCTCGACCTGATCGGCGAGGGCCTGACGAACCGCGTCATCGGCGAGCGGCTGCACCTGGCCGAGAAGACCATCAAGAACTACGTCTCCAGCCTGCTGTCCAAGCTGGGCATGGAGCGCCGCTCCCAGGCCGCCGCGTACGTGGCCCGCCTCCAGGCCGAGAAGCGCGGCTGA
- the pdhA gene encoding pyruvate dehydrogenase (acetyl-transferring) E1 component subunit alpha, with product MTVESTAARKPRRSSGTKRAAGAASAAKAAAATAQNAEPQLVQLLTPEGERVESAENAEFAPFVADITTEDLRGLYRDMVLTRRFDGEATALQRQGELGLWASLLGQEAAQIGSGRALRDDDYVFPTYREHGVAWCRGVDPTNLLGMFRGVNHGGWDPTINNFHLYTIVIGSQTLHATGYAMGVAKDGADSAVIAYFGDGASSQGDVAEAFTFSAVYNSPVVFFCQNNQWAISEPTERQMRVPLYQRAQGFGFPGVRVDGNDVLACLAVTRWALERARRGEGPTLVEAFTYRMGAHTTSDDPTKYRRDEETAAWEAKDPILRLKAHLLATGGADEAFFEGLEAESETLGKRVREVVRAMPDPDTMAIFENVYADGHALVDEERAQFAAYLASFEEGH from the coding sequence GTGACCGTGGAGAGCACTGCCGCGCGCAAGCCGCGACGCAGCAGCGGCACCAAGCGGGCGGCAGGCGCGGCCAGCGCCGCCAAGGCCGCCGCCGCCACCGCGCAGAACGCCGAGCCCCAGCTCGTACAGCTGCTGACGCCAGAGGGGGAGCGGGTCGAATCCGCCGAGAACGCGGAGTTCGCCCCCTTCGTCGCCGACATCACCACCGAGGACCTGCGCGGGCTCTACCGCGACATGGTCCTGACCCGCCGCTTCGACGGCGAGGCGACCGCCCTGCAGCGCCAGGGCGAGCTGGGCCTGTGGGCCTCGCTCCTGGGCCAGGAGGCCGCGCAGATCGGCTCCGGCCGGGCGCTGCGCGACGACGACTACGTCTTCCCGACCTACCGTGAGCACGGTGTGGCCTGGTGCCGTGGTGTCGACCCGACCAACCTGCTCGGCATGTTCCGCGGTGTGAACCACGGTGGCTGGGACCCCACGATCAACAACTTCCACCTGTACACGATCGTCATCGGCTCGCAGACGCTGCACGCGACCGGTTACGCGATGGGTGTGGCCAAGGACGGCGCCGACTCGGCGGTCATCGCCTACTTCGGCGACGGTGCCTCCAGCCAGGGCGACGTGGCCGAGGCGTTCACCTTCTCGGCCGTCTACAACTCCCCCGTGGTGTTCTTCTGCCAGAACAACCAGTGGGCGATCTCCGAGCCGACCGAGCGCCAGATGCGCGTGCCGCTCTACCAGCGCGCGCAGGGCTTCGGCTTCCCGGGCGTCCGTGTCGACGGCAACGACGTGCTGGCCTGCCTGGCCGTGACCCGCTGGGCGCTGGAGCGCGCCCGCCGCGGCGAGGGCCCGACCCTGGTCGAGGCGTTCACGTACCGCATGGGCGCGCACACCACCTCCGACGACCCGACGAAGTACCGGCGGGACGAGGAGACGGCGGCGTGGGAGGCGAAGGACCCGATCCTGCGCCTGAAGGCCCACCTGCTGGCCACCGGAGGCGCCGACGAGGCCTTCTTCGAGGGCCTGGAGGCGGAGAGCGAGACGCTGGGCAAGCGGGTGCGCGAGGTCGTGCGCGCCATGCCCGACCCGGACACCATGGCGATCTTCGAGAACGTCTACGCGGACGGGCACGCGCTCGTCGACGAGGAGCGCGCCCAGTTCGCCGCCTACCTCGCGTCCTTCGAGGAGGGTCACTGA